ACTTGtgcacgtccaacaccagatcttagtctatttaggcatttccaCGTTGCATAATTGGTATCTGCTCCTGGGGTCATTGCCTCGCTTGCCTTAAgctccattgtagtttctggtggaagattgtcaagtctttcttcccgccgagtgactctttcactgaggggtgggacacttttcagaaaacttttcctggacttaaggcggcatttggctggtacatggccgaagagaggatgtctttggtcagtggactgtggatgagctgctttcgccacataaaataaactgttaaaatacagaagagtgaaatagcagcatttagtgtcttttgaaagaaagataaaacatgtctaatgacgagaaacttacctcgtctgttttctgttctcgcctcacgattatgacgtcgaaaaaatataatacatgaaaaaatgaagtaattaatgtgaaaaacaattaaaaaaaaaaagtttaaaaggcctttctagaactcatctttaaaatgtgcttgtaaaatcagaaataaaaacatgtcaaacgttaaaaagtctccccttaactcgtctcagatagtttaaaaaatgtaaaagtttccaaagttaaaaatttcgaaagtgaaacattttaagttaaaagtttaaaaagttaaaaatgttacaagagttaaaaatttagaaagtgagcattttaagttaaaagtttaaaaagttaaaaatgttacaagttaaaaagttaaatcaacttgagttaagggaagactttttgaaagctaattaaaaagtctaaaaagtttaaaattttaaaaagttacatctagttaagggaaggcttgtagaaattttcaaaagccttggccttcccttaactgaacTTGAGTCCACACCAACCCCCATTCCATATCAACATAAAGGCCCATCCTCAACTTACCACCACAGACATGAGTTCAGCTACATCAACTGTCCTTGTCTTTACATGTATGACCACCTTTCCTCATGATACTTTTTAATCACAGTTTCATGTAAGGCTTTACTCACGGTTTGTTTCCATTCATCACTCTTCTATGATTTGCCTGGGACCatcgaaaaataataaaagtgaatccaagttaaaaaggccactcctctccgtctccccttcactcactctgaagcatgcTTCTCGTGTCAAGCAAACCTTTGCCATCGATAACTATTTTCCAATTcgatgttttctccatttgtaatGCCAGGCAGGCAACAGGTTAATTGCTAGCATCACGCAGAAACCTCAGTGTCCAAAATAGGGGTGGATTTCATTGTGTTTGCCACCAATTTATGTGATCAGTATAAAGCTGCTTTTCCAGCTATCGCTATCCACATGGGTTGgtagttattttctatgtggaaattgtgaggctaatggcaacattacgtttaccattctgagccccagatcccatttcatctcaagtcaacaaatgacccaccacatcccaccactaatgtTATACACTTACGCCATCCGACGTCTGTCCTCGTTGTTTTTCCAACTAGTGGAAAAACATGATTTAgatttgacttacctttcactggtgaaaacacagaaaacaggattgtgataacTGTTGTATATTCGCACGAAACCTGAATAAAAAGCACAGAGgccgagagaaagaaaaagaggtcaaGTAATGAGCACTTCCACTCCGGATCCCATCTttcctcaagtcaacaaatcacccaccgcatcccaccactattattatacacttacgacaccaTTCACGTTTCGATTTCCATccttgttgttttagaaaatgctgaaccgcatgatttagctgtgacttacctttcactggtcaaaacacagaaaacaggattgtgatagctgtagtacgtttgcaggacacctgaatgaagggcacactgaggtcgagagacaaaaatgaggtcaagcaatgtgtttttgtcagtggtagcagtggctatgagttgcgtgtagcctttcgagcggaacaaatcaagaatgggcttgaatgaggcagatagcatatcttcattaaaatctccacataccaagatctgatgatgctccattacttcaaggtaccgcaagagatttcccaagcttggcagaaaagtgcgcagactgttgcctggaggcctgtaaacggcagcaatcaacacattgaggggatcttcaagtttcaccacaacaaattcaatgtcggtcacaccctgaacgtatttcttttcctgggccgcgatgtgacttttgacacaaatacctacgccgccaccacgttttgtcgccaagtcaggacagtttgtgtaagaatcacttcggttcctgcaaaacatcgtgtagccttccaagcaagcacgtccatcggccactgatccttggaggtgtgtctctgtgaagcacaaaacatcagcgaaaagcagtttgtgatgagacacgatatcttgcacgtgacaagacagcccttcggtgttatgatggacgacaaccaggtgatttgcccgatctaccgacggcatcacgtgaaggaggggcatgacgctctccaaagaatcctctgccatctcagcaagagcagcagtgatttgtggatttgcatgaagccttctctcatccatatgcagaatatgcagaccactgagcgaagtcactctactcagagctacgtaccccatgccgtgttcgaaaacacctttcagcgaaactgcagcctgtgacgttgtcatgccttgtaccttgtggatcgtgcaaaagcaagcttgatgggaaactgtcggcgcgtcactccagccttgttcagcttctcctccagtctgtcaatgtacacggggttagcagcacgcgcatcgttactcacatgatcgagttccaacccaagtttctgcacacgggcttcatttggatagttcaccaatttgacaacttttgcaaacatcccgttgcacagacctgattgaacatcaacgttccgtgtgatcataacacgagcacccagggcaactttgatggagtccggaagctcattcttagcgccttgcacaggggaagcttgccttgccattctgccagttcctttgtctttcttgtagtcatccgcgtcaatctgcacaatgtccttatgaagcagttccagcatcgcagagttatggccatccacctgtttattggtggcaaaaacatgcagaatatgctttggacacatttctggggaagtgtacctcgtggcaaggagagctctgtccatttccgacagttcatctgacttttctttgacgcgaagtcggttcagcagttcggcaaaggcgacatcttctttctgcctcatgatggcggtgagcgtgatctttttgaagtcgtcacgccagtggtccagccgcgtaggatcgtacacgcacagaggtttggactgtctcacgggagggagctgaaagaaatctccaacagcaagaacagacatgccaccgaaaggtaaattaattcctttgatttgtttcaacctggcattcacgtaggcgaagaggtctttcgacaccatggaaatctcatcgatgatgagtatttcggcgatggacagctcggctctgacttcgtccagtttattgcccagcccgtggtacgggggtttgagacttctcggcagtttgagtagacaatgcaacgttgccccggaaatgttgaacgcagccgtgccagtgaaagctgcgagaacaaccgtttgcttggaaatgtcggcctcctcagccagtcgtggtagtctctgcagtattttggtagcctcagcgtggatacacttgatgagatgagatttgccggtcccggcgccaccgttgatgtggtagaagaactgctcaatgggctttgagctacacacacgttttatgcaccaatctctgaccttgtagaagacggacgcttgcttttggttcaggttacgatacatgtcgcgtaacaccgcgggatcgatggcagcaggctctgtcacgatggacatttgcgttgttttggacctgacgttatagtccgggacattttcctccacgttgtcgttcggttcatctctcgcattcatttcctcaacgcattcgagtctttgcaactcactctcgggagccaggtggcaccattcgtttatgacgagcccactctcctccacctcttggatggcgttgtcaatgtctcgactgtatttctcatacctttctctgttccttctgacaatttggcacacgcgctccacagagtcgttatacggtaactgcacacaggcgttatcatgaaacaactgataggaaggacagcgttcagattttaattggcaatcagcacgatgaggcaggtacagcttgagcaagcagcagtaatattcctcgggattcttttgttcagagtatttgcagtatttgatgacggcatgtttttctgttcttttctggacaaagcccatgtcgttcagcagaggcaaaacattcttacctttggcttgtttgccataaacaattctgcacattgatgcaaaatcagccaagcacatgacttcaaattcctctgtttgaggtctggatttgtatttttccggcaggccagtcatccacacttcatgagattcctgcgttttgccctcaaggagcgagagaggataactcattttcagcgcattgtcactcgtttgtacaaataccaccaccatgcgggaggactgtttcatatgcaagccgcacgcacgtgcgacgcattcctgagcactcacttctcttttcttggagtacgcttgcataatttgcttcatttcatcgctctcgttgacatttgcgcagcgggagttttcaatgaccgatttcaggtattggctcagaccgtgttcagccttgctgatgtagctgcagatgtatgcgatgcaagagtaggcattcaggatgtattggatgtccaggtttccatcccaggcaagaagcaaatggcggttgtagttgttgacccagcagtctttcggttctcgcttaagcacgacagaactcgacgaggccgtcatgcgcaaacagttcatgtactcgtcaccggtgagcttacatttagccagtagctgaggcaaagtcagggatgccgtttcaggctcattcagcagatttagcacgggaacaagcttggcattcgacgccaaccgatcgtcattgcgttgctctcgattgtcgtcgtcgacgggcgcaggtctgacgatcattgtttcatcgcacggttgtttggggaatccaaagcggcaatttgcaccttggtgtttgacgcacgatttggagtgacttttgctgtgcatctgaacctctgtgacctttttgtacaattccggttccttctgcgggtccggcagctcggccgagatgtagcgagacacaaaatgacagatggctccatccgtggcttcctcaaatacaggggcaccttgaacccatatgaggcaatgaatgtgaggacttcctctgtgttgaaactccagtcggtaaaagtagtcgacgacctcaccaatcggttgcgccggagagaggatcaaatctctgaacagagcttccacacgcttgtcaaacatgcgcatcgtcgtcacaggattgctgcgtaggatctcacacttggtagcccagtcaagttgggcgaaattcactacttcaccttgttgcgctttgatggcggtgatgacctcttcccaacgcatttcggcagcagaaaatgtgcaaaagaacgtgggtgtgcccagctgccggatcatagcaaaaagatctttggtggttttctcccaataggccggcgtacctctcagcggtgtcatgaatcggacagcatctttgctgcgcaccagtttctcaacttcacgtttgtcctgaagcatggcattgtttatccttcgaccatccctggtaaaaggcttacctttgcgcagctgtattgtcatgctcgacgttgcctggtaaatttcagtcacaaactgggcaaagaacaagtagttggtatctcgagcaaagcgttcatccacgcaactcagacgggttttgaaatatttgcttggtgtgagttttattgctctctcttcatcgagggtgttgtgaccagtgggaaactgcaccggaaaagccatggcctcaagcttgggagtcttgaaaaaacttactgggttgtttctttctgcaggagcaacacaataaatgccctctgtaaaactcataatttcctctgccacatcattgggttggagacatgattcaagtatcactccaccatttggttgatcaccgtcttccgaattttcttgttgctgtttgttaccactgttgtcatgttgagagtcactgttcatcccacacagagcatcactttcaaatctgtacatctcctccagagcttcctcattgtactcactgtcgctcatttgcgctttatcggagctgctctcatcgtcagtgagggttgggtcgcaaaggtccgcatcgtcgcgaatggttatgtctctgtactgtggatggacttgtttcagtttcatcagagcgctcattagcttagaccaagtgacagtttgaaaaaactgatggcctttgtagcaaagccgtctcttcagtttcactctcaacatctgtgacttacttcttagtccgggcaagacattgaccgtctcttgtactttcgatggcacgcacaccacatttccacgaatggctcgttgttgacctttgggaagaggtacaattttggcaaatgatatgcatttagaaatgaggtgtctctccagtatgttcaatccacacagttcctttggaatatcagagagtgtgagattgttcgcaacagcaagtgcaggcgttttaccatctttgaggtgactatagcaagtgtgacatatccactccagttttctttcagctggtacgctgcacgaggcctgacattcatcatcacagatatggacaaattgtcccgtgagacaacttgcaacaacatgtctgtttttcttataaaatctacgttgacaagcgcgtacttggttcggaaacaatgctctgtggcaaacagtgcagacaaatgtggggcaattcttaatttgggctttgaatacctcaacagctttcatgagcacacagtcatttcgctccctacatagtcggtttatgacttagtattttttcaaaagcgtacttactctgcgcattgttttggtcttcagtgaatcagatttttttgccattatgcgcctcatgatttcctgatgttttaatcggaattcagggttgtttaaataacggcgtgtcatgtaagagcgctgcctgtttcgaaacccaacatcgtcacggtaacgttttgtgatgtaagcgcgtcgtctcatcgtaaaacactcatctgtcctataacgacgtgagaaacgggaaaggtttttcttcttaaactcatgatccgtctgacaacgttgtgtaaaataggacttttgtttggcacaaaaacgcttgtcctgttgataacgggttctaatataacccaatttcctttcttACctatgcaatttgactgtactgttccttctctttagagtttttcatcattctctttagttcctgttttttacgtctcacttccaatttttcttttaacttttcttgtgcttttatttgtcgtaggaacttttctctacgagattttggaatttttgtcacatttgccagctgtttacctgtagtgaaaaccactccactgtcgttatcggtaaattcttggtggtgacgttcacctgaacaccgtctagtgtcgctcgtctcaacacatgagacaatctcagcaacaggtctgcttgcggcaacactgatttgcgtcatccactgcttctgtgtcagcgttttctctcgtgtgtctgtctgtgcattaaaactgagagatgaatagaattcaagtcgacgttgcaatgtgatcaactgcaattttcaaaaccgcaaaggctgcaatttgaaaaagaaaatgtgcatatatttatttattgaatgactaccatttcagtcaaactgttttctaagttgtatttgaggtagtgccctttttttgtattgaagttaatgtatcgcttgtgtttggtaaatatgtagaaagagaaccttaaaaaaaatggcagattaagtcaaaaacaacaatgacatatgtatcgttggctgtttttgcttcgtttcagtttactttggggttgaagaaggatgacgtgcacctgcatcaacaacctccacccgaagaccacgacgagttggccacctgaaagtcaatttggtctgagatatttatttgttattgttacgacattgtcttgaagtctgttccatgtttttgtcaataaatgtctgacagtaaagcccataagtggccttacgatatttcagttttgcaaatatatatatatatatatatatacgatgtctttgaatctcagaaaaagagatttttgtagttcaatctaataagtgaaattctcaaaagacacctgccaaagtgttataaatcaagcagttcaattcacaagtaagcaaatagttttattcatgttttaaaaatacattccgtttaaaaaataaatataattatcatgccttcaagtataaaaacaataatatgtaataaatatcttctttaaataattcatacgactgtttgcaataaataaggtcttagattcacaatggcttttttgaatgagcaataaataggttatctacagaataaaaaatttaaaaaactcagtgcgtcatgcaaaaacaaatacatcatcaatccgtcagtgggttacgacacgtcagtgcagatccaacaacttaattcacttcatgttttgcccaacatttccgacgggcttcagtggcggacgtgactaccgcaataaactaaacatggcgaagaccttggcatgttttccccttcgccgttctttgcgcctcagcgccctctcgccgtcaacaatgaagatgtagagcttccgcaggatgttgtgcgccgtcatctttctgtggaaagcatcggggtggtacagtgacctcaataggctctcttcctcattgctactcaggcctgtgacctcttctgtttttttcatctgccggacaagagtaagcaacacaatgtcaaaataggtattatagtaacagcaaaattcatttcctatccctaaattgtcacactggccaaccttttgtttgatattgtagagcaggagttcagagtagtgtttggcctcagacagaattttactgccgggatattccttctccacgtgcttgagaagaattatgtaagtggacagaccttgggccagcctgtgcaggcaagcctcctggaaaaaagaatatttaggtcagttaaaaaacaaatatctattcaacctacgcataaaagtcaagccgatgctagcaaacaattatggaaagtgtcagtgtctgtattttctcccacctctggtggttttccatttctggttcttaccttgctaaagttggagctggggcagtttgctggaaactgaggtgctttgtagtgctccagtaaatgaaagttgacattgttttggaattcatcatcaaactgatattgaaattagtcacaagtcagatatgtttttcagccaggagaagacaatgaaggtgctttctgaatttccacttacagctttctggtgttctttagcggtacccagaaccgagtcccaaacatgagcagaggtcagcaggtcagagggcgccgtttcctcctcacttgaggtgtcgcttgatggcaagacggtggtcgcttctgtcaacggagcgccattggctcgcagtactagaaaagccaccaagcccaccgcgagaatttgcgtgtctaatgcggaagcagaagaaaatcatgaatgaatggcaaaagaggaagaaaattcaggaaacattcatcactgacttacacatgttgggcatgttgcgtcgagattactcttgccttgaccgcgtgctctcgtggaacatgtcttgacttctcattgcacagccgttatatattctactgaccgcagggatttccgaataccttccggtttcaattatatactgatgaaaccgatattacactttttttttttggtgcatacagcagaatgtaattacacagaatgaaaaaagaccaattcaatcatttttaaagaacaacaactttatttcaattatttcaattaaatttcacaacaggtcggagcagattttatttaaaaaaagcccatttaattgtaatttatacaatatttttataatgtgaccatgtcaaaagtcaaagtctgctttattgtcaatcccttcatatgtcaagacacacaagaaaccgaaattacatttcctctatcccatggtggaagtggaatttccatcatcatcttccaaacgtgcgccagtggctttgctcatccttatttcctggaagaaaaacggacgtcaaaagagaaatattgcttcttgtcgcttgaaagatgtgtcacctctccgttggcgttgatcaaggtaaagtggacctggcctacgggtccccagttggactgtgtctcccagactagatcagagggaggattgtggtttcggccagcgtcagccgcccagatctgatgcatgtaaaggtcattgaaatattgagcaccttgtatctgagatcttccagataagattgattaccgtgacactctcgtgggccttcaggatgaattctgcggcaaacttgaatacaatgggagcagaagatccaatctggagcttcacctgccagttccccaaattctgatcctaatagttgaaattgatctcaacaggttagtcgttactggaaaatgtgcaaatttcgtaagatgttcccctgtgacacatccactgacctcatcaactgtattgcggagtctgacatatttgccgtacgagtccacctcatccagagtgacctgctgctcatccacagtgacctgctgctcatccacagtgacctgctgggcgattttaggacgaggcacattgcatccccccgagctcaaaccctcgctgtccttcggacgtttcctctttttgctggccgacatggtttggcgtaccctggggacaaacgtggagacattaattgctatgagagcaaacgttgtggtatgttctaaagctgtaaaaagacctctcctccttgttctgggtccgctccctctctgtagacagagcctcctccagatctttcactttttggccggcttctaactccaccatgcgagactcgtgctggctttggaccatgcgcaagtcctacgtgagacgtgaaaatgactcagctttattttcattaattaaataagcgatagtgatggtaattaccgaccgcggaatgcagcttcttttcaaactccagctcatctttaaggatttgaatgtgatgcgacttcctgagcaaaaacagtattaaaccctcgacgcagtcaaatgcgctatttatattgatgtgcgactatgggatggttaactgaaagtccaattgagctgcaattagtcacgaggaggattttccttggggtgtggccccagcagcaaagcaattgtgtcagcactaatatccactatccattttgttgttggcatatttttgataaaatggccgggcgggcctcaccttgcttccagctcgtcaaaatcaatcttcagcttggacaacttcacctgcagacgttcacgctctgtggcctctgagtccagagccgcacgggctttcgccagatcggattctttcttcgtgtccctgagatgacagatatacacataaactgagaatatggaaaatttcgggcagtctgagaaatcagcgtgaacaaacaaatacatacagccgagttaaaaaaacaccagaacaatcaccatgacaattgcgaacacacagaaagaaaagaaataactggaacatcactcaaacaccggtgatcccatcgtgagtcccacatatgggatggttaactgtaagtccaattgagctgcaattagtcacaaggaggattttcctcggggtgtggccccagcagcaaagcaattatgtcagcactaatatccactatccattttgttgttggcatatttttgataaaatggccgggcgggcctcaccttgcttccagctcgtcaaaatcaatcttcagcttggacaacttcacctgcagacgttcacgctctgtggcctctgagtccagagccgcacgggctttcgccagattggattctttcttcgtgtccctgtgatgacagatatacacataaactgagaatatggaaaatttcgggcagtcggagaaatcagcgtgaacaaacaaatacatacagccgagttaaaaaaacaccagaacaatcaagtcaagtcaagtttatttgtatagccctaaatcacaagcagtctcaaagggcttcacatagacagaaattgacaattattctcaaagcatccccctcaaaaagccccttatgatgaagaatatatatggaaacagatttccctcgcccggacgcgggtcaccggggcccccctctggagccaggcctggaggcggggctcgaaggcgagcgtctggtggccgggccttcgcccatggggcccggccgggcaaagcccaaaaaggaaatgtgggtcccccttcccatgggctcaccacctgtgggaggggccaaaggggtcgggtgcagtgcgagctgggcggcggccaaaggcagggaccttggcggtctgatccccggctgcagaagctggctcttgggacatggaatgtcacctctctggctggaaaggagcccgagctggtgtgcgaggcagaaaagttccgactagatatagtcggacttgcctccacgcacagtttgggttccggttcaagccctctcgagaggggctggactctcttccactctggagttgcccatggtgagaggcgtcgagcaggtgtgggtatacttattaacccccggctgggcgcctgcacattggggttcaccccggtgaacgagagggtagcctccctccgccttcgggtggggggacgggtcctgactgttgtttgtgtctatgcaccaaacagcagagtacccaccctttttggagtccctggaggaggtgctggagagcgctccttctggggactccatcgttctactgggtgacttcaatgctcacgtgggcaatgacagtgagacctggaagggcgtgattgggaggaacggcccccccgatctgaacccgagcggtgttctattattggacttctgtgctcgacacggattttctataatgaacaccatgttcaaacataagggtgtccatgtgtgcacttggtaccaggacaccctaggccgcagttcgatgatcgactttg
This genomic window from Syngnathus typhle isolate RoL2023-S1 ecotype Sweden unplaced genomic scaffold, RoL_Styp_1.0 HiC_scaffold_97, whole genome shotgun sequence contains:
- the LOC133148514 gene encoding uncharacterized protein LOC133148514 isoform X1: MSIVTEPAAIDPAVLRDMYRNLNQKQASVFYKVRDWCIKRVCSSKPIEQFFYHINGGAGTGKSHLIKCIHAEATKILQRLPRLAEEADISKQTVVLAAFTGTAAFNISGATLHCLLKLPRSLKPPYHGLGNKLDEVRAELSIAEILIIDEISMVSKDLFAYVNARLKQIKGINLPFGGMSVLAVGDFFQLPPVRQSKPLCVYDPTRLDHWRDDFKKITLTAIMRQKEDVAFAELLNRLRVKEKSDELSEMDRALLATRWMAITLRCWNCFIRTLCRLTRMTTRKTKELAEWQGKLPLCKALRMSFRTPSKLPWVLVL
- the LOC133148514 gene encoding uncharacterized protein LOC133148514 isoform X2 yields the protein MSIVTEPAAIDPAVLRDMYRNLNQKQASVFYKVRDWCIKRVCSSKPIEQFFYHINGGAGTGKSHLIKCIHAEATKILQRLPRLAEEADISKQTVVLAAFTGTAAFNISGATLHCLLKLPRSLKPPYHGLGNKLDEVRAELSIAEILIIDEISMVSKDLFAYVNARLKQIKGINLPFGGMSVLAVGDFFQLPPVRQSKPLCVYDPTRLDHWRDDFKKITLTAIMRQKEDVAFAELLNRLRVKEKSDELSEMDRALLATRTLCRLTRMTTRKTKELAEWQGKLPLCKALRMSFRTPSKLPWVLVL
- the LOC133148505 gene encoding prelamin-A/C-like encodes the protein MYLFVHADFSDCPKFSIFSVYVYICHHRDTKKESNLAKARAALDSEATERERLQVKLSKLKIDFDELEARDTKKESDLAKARAALDSEATERERLQVKLSKLKIDFDELEARKSHHIQILKDELEFEKKLHSADLRMVQSQHESRMVELEAGQKVKDLEEALSTERERTQNKEERVRQTMSASKKRKRPKDSEGLSSGGCNVPRPKIAQQVTVDEQQVTVDEQQVTLDEVDSYGKYVRLRNTVDEDQNLGNWQVKLQIGSSAPIVFKFAAEFILKAHESVTIWAADAGRNHNPPSDLVWETQSNWGPVGQVHFTLINANGEEIRMSKATGARLEDDDGNSTSTMG